The genomic region tttTACCTCCCCATGATTTGAAGAATATCTACTTTATCTTTGGTAAAAAATTACTAACCCCtaacaattatttaaattaattaatattttttaacttcaatttttacattcaataattttaattaaaaataataaaattatcaatttataaCTTCCCTTCGATATAGAATAATTGTTATACCTACACACGTGAGCTAGCCTCACGTCTTGTTGACCTCGTTGGTCAATGCCACGAACTAGAATTTCCTCCTGATACAAGAATGCCCACAAGGCCAACATCCCGCGAGCTCATATCGTGAGGACCACACGCTTGACATGAATAAAATACTTGCATTCCTATAACATCATATATTCATTGTCCTGACATGACAACTCATACTTACAAGGATAGGATATTAATAAATTAGTTGGGTTTTAAGGAGTATAGAACACACACACTCTCTCTCAAACTCTAATCGTTTCAATGAACACGGATTTCAATTACTTATGACTCTTTACCCACCGAGTGAAATGTTACAAACTACAATAACCTTAACTTTATATCAATAATGACTTATAAATAAAtcctaataattttatttaaataaatttatatgttaattaattataaataaatattaacagTTCTCAGTTTAGAATCTTGAATTTAATTTTGagttataatatttatttatttaaaattaaaaacctCATAAGATTATAGCAAAACCAGCTAGGAGATGAACTTCTTTTCCTTGATTTTTTCAGTCCATAACAAAAATGGTTCAACAAATGTGGCTGCTGGGATTCGAGCCCAGGTCTCCACGGCCACAACGTGGAATTCTTACCACTAAACTACAgccacataaaattttaaattaaatatttactaatttttggGATGTTGAACGTGGTTTATAGTTCAACCCAAGCTTCCATTTTGATCTTTCTATTTCCTGACGGCTGCATGTTTTGCTGCCTCTACCATCAACATGAATCTCATTGTAGTTAAAATCAAAAAATTTATAGCAAGACtaattataaaaagttaaaatacatATGGCCTGCAATGCAAGTCATTTTCTTGACTAACCATATTTGTTTCcaatttcttttattaatttcacATTCAGGCCGGCCGGTAGATGAAATTGGAGAAGATACGGACGCAGCTCTTGCTGTATAGAGTCAATGAAACCATGTTTCAAGTTCATATATAAAAGCATAAACAGGTCATGCGTAGGACGAGACTTCATATTCATTTATGTTGAAGTTGGCATGCATGCAGCAAATGCAGCACATGAAGCAGCCAAGAAGCAGAACAAGCTGCAAAGCCATACTTATGCTGGCTAAAGTTCAAGCTGCTGTTCATTTTGTTACTTCAAGCACTAGTTTGGTTTTTTAGTTCAAAATGAACTGAGTTGGTATAGCTTTTAATGTAATTAGGTGCTGATAGATTGATAAATCAACTTACCTATGTGTGCAAGTAAtgttttcataaattccaatatAGCTTAGTAGTGTTAGGTGGATGTTTAGGTGATGAAGTTGACTATAAATGTTTTGTTTTTCTTATTGAAAAGATGAGCTAAATGAGCTGAAGCCATAGCTCCCTTGCTGCATATTTGTGAGCAAGTAAAAATACTGTCTTGTTCTGTCCTGTATTTCTTCCTCTGCTCTGCTCCTCCTCCAAAATCCCCAACAATTTACAGATTCTTTATTATCCATCCATGGCTTTTGATTTTAAACTACAATGTCCTTTTTGTTTTTTCCTGTTCTTTCTGCTACTATTATACACAACCACTGCTCAAAGCTATAGCAACATAAGCTTGGGTTTATCCTTTGTCGCACAAGATGATAACTTAGTATGGCGGGCATCACGTTCGGGTGATTTTGCTGTCGGTTTTCGAAAAATGGAAATGGATGGCTTCTTACTATCAATTTGGTTCGACAAAATACCTGAAAAAACTGTTGTTTGGTCGGCCAATAGAAACGATCCAGTCGAAAAAGGGTCGATAGTTGAACTGACAACCGGTGGTAACTTGGTCGTTAAAGATCAAAAAGGCAGGCAGATTTGGAGTTCTATTTCGGCTGATACTGGCGTTTCATATGCAGCCTTGCTTGACACAGGGAACTTGGTGCTAGCGAGCCAAGATAATACGATATTGTGGCAGAGCTTCGAGAATCCTACCGATACGCTGTTACCAACACAGACTATGAAACTTGACACTCAAGTCATTGCCCACTACACGGAAACGAATTACTCAAGTGGACGGTACAAGTTTATGCTGCAACGTGATGGGAACCTTCTGCTATATACCACGAACTTTCCGTTTAATGATGCTGTGGCAGCTTACTGGTCGACCCAAGATTCAAAGCCGAAGTAGCAGCAATTGGACGATCAAACCATAAAAACTTAGTACATCTACTCGGTTACTGCAACGAAGGACAAAACCGTCTCTTGGTGTATGAATACATGAGAAATGGTTCATTAGCAAAGTTCTTGTTCAAAATTTCTAGGCCAAACTTGTACGAAAGAACAAGAATTGCTTTAGGAATTGCAGAAGGGCTATGTTACTTGCATGAACAATGTAGCTCTCGTATCATACATTGTGATATCAAGCCGGAAAATATCCTTTTAGACGACACATTCTCACCACGAATTTCAGATTTCGGGTTATCGAAGCTTTTGAAAAACGATCAAAGTAGAACCACAACTGCAATACGAGGAACTAAAGGATATGTTGCCCCAGAATGGTTCAAAAACATGGCTATTACAATCAAAGTCGATGTTTATAGCTTTGGTATTTTGTTGCTGGAGGTTATTTGTTGTCGAAAAAATTTCGAACAAGATgtagaggaagaagaagagatGATATTGGCTGATTGGGTTTATGATTGTTATAAGAGTGGAACATTGCATTGTTTAGTGGAGAAGGATGAAGAAGCCATGAAAGATATGAAAAAGGTTAAGAAATTTGTGATGATTGCTATATGGTGTATTCAAGAAGATCCATCTTTGAGACCTATGATGAAGAAAGTAATACAAATGATGGAAGGTGCAGTTGAAGTTCCTGTTCCTCCTGATCCTAACTCAATTTTTAGTTCAATCTAAATTTGCTTTTGTAGACTAAATAAAGGTTGTTTACAACTGAGCTTCTGCATGTATTTAAAGCTAGCTCCATTACTTAGTTTTGTTAGGTGGATTATGAACTATTTTTAGTATCTAATATTTTGCATCCTTGtcgattttttaatttttttaatcgaTGCTTAATCTTGTTCTCTATTATTTGAGGTTAGTGTTTTATCTCGTAACTCCATCGAAAATCACAAACGATTCACAAAATGAAAACATTTAATCTAATCAGGTCATACATAATAAATACTATTGAAACCATGCATTTTTTATCAACAAAGTAAAGGATTTTGGAATCTAATTTTATTCtaattgaaaataaaagtaaaaatttaaaatctcaATAAGAGCGCTttgtattttaaaaattgaaaattaatagTTTTGAATAACGACGACTAAAATATGATAtcgaaatttgatatttaattcatatacttaaaaattaaaagaaattaaatcttttaatgtttcaacttaaaattttaatctaattattaacacttaatatttttacatattaGGATGGAAAATTATCATCCGTCCTATTTtatttcctttcatttttcttcTCAACCAAGCACACTCAAAATTCATCTTAATGCATAAAAATATATCCTTTCAAATTGGAAAGAGGAAAGGAGAGCGAAAGAGAAAGATGTGAATGTTAgttcaaaattatatatttttaaatgttttattttcttctattttatttttcaactctACCAAGCAACGGAGGAAAGGAAattacttttttctttttatttttcatcctTGCTACTAAGCAACCtacagaaaaaaaaaatatatttttcatctTTCTATTTTTCCACCactctaattttttatttttccaattttCTTTTCACTCTACCAAATAaagtttaaatattaaataacctTTCAAATTGAAATTTGTTTCTAACCCTTAGAAAttcatataaattgaaaatatgttaaaatttatatacaaacataattttacaaaattaaatatataataatatatattttaaaagagaaaataacaatataaacGTTACATTTTAATGAGTTACCCttccataaaaatacaaatttattttaagaaaaactaaaatataaccgatagaaaataaatatgtaataaatatatttattaacaatcaataaaattttaaaaatcaattcagCCTTTGAATATAATGACATAagatttcaaatttaaatttaattataaaaaattattaattttatataaaaataaaaatattttaataaaaatataacttaatttACGTATAAAAATGTTTTAATAAATCCTAAATTCTAAAACACTTCAGTATGACGTCAGGATGACGTGCATAACCCGCTAGCTTTTTTAGCAACTCGGTAGATTTACAAGGATGGGATATTTTTCTTAGATAATAGGTAAATTAGATTATTAGTCattaaattatgaataaatttttatttcagtcatttaactaaaataaataacaatttgatcataaaattattcaaaatatttatttaaattattaaattgttgAAATTGATGTTatatagttttatttatttacacaGCAACTTATTTCTCTCATATTCGCATTGatcattaaattaatttaaatttaagatatatattttacacattaataaaaattaattaattgtatcAATCATCTAATTTTACTTAAAATTCACTGACAAAACTTAAAAAAGAAAGGCCTTAATAACTTAATAACTTAATTTTTGAGATGAAATTTCGTCAATCATTTAATATCTGAAATGACACCAACTGTGATGGCCTTTATGTCAATTTTGTCAGATTCATTAATGGATTTCTCTGTTTTTTCCTGGTATAAAGATCTCATTAACTAATTGGCACTGAAATTAAAGAACCTTGCTTCCCCAAAAAAGAGAAACAACAAAGGTTTCATACCAGACaataatatacaaagaatgaaagaattaacaagtttttggactaaatttcaATTGTTTTTTGATTAAGAGCTTTATATCTCCATTTTTCTTTATCTAAAAAATCAGCATCCAAGAACCTTGAAACAAATACCCAAAGCCTATAAATGTCTTCAAAATTAGTAAGGAACCCAATTGCAGCTGTAACAACATCTATCCCAGGGTGAAACTTATCTTTCTCCTTCATTTCTTCATGTTTATCACCGAACCAAATGTGTTGTAAACACCCAATGCTCAATGAAATATTGTTCCTATCAGCCAGTTTTTGCACTAATGCAGGATCAATTCTTTCCCCTTTCCAATCAAATACATTGAAAGCCAATGCTGGACCTCGGTCAAACATTACTTTTGGACCATAGATTTTGACAGCAGGGATTCCAGTTTCTGAATGTGGATGTTGGAGACTCATCAATGCATTCACTAACCAGTTAATCAAGCTCCTTGTTCTGCTACTTATTAGTACAAGACCTAATGAATCTGCATGGTCCAAGGCCTTGCATTGTAGGGTGTTGCTGGTTCTTGAATCTATTATTTCCTCAATTTCATGCAATGGTGCCTTTCCTTTGGGTGCTTCTAGCTTCAATGGTGGAACAAGGCTCACGATCCCAACATTAGTGGTTGAACCTTTCAAAACAGATGAACCAATGGATTTCTTGATAAACAAGCAGCAAAACCCTGATGGGTTTTCACCAAAAACTTTGAAAAATGAACAAATAAGGAAATCAGGGTCAAACAATGAAAGCCCTAAAGTCTCCATTTCTTTAGCACCTAATGCAGTTGCATCGAGCAATACATGCCATCCATTTTCCTGAGCTAAACTCATCCATGTATATGAATATCTAGACCCCGTAACCTTTGATTGAAGTGGAATGACAAATAACCCTCTCTTTTTTATTATCTTCTTCCTTAACTTCTCTGTTTGAATTTGCAGATTAGGCCATGAAAAACAAGCTGACATGCAATTTGCTCCTCTCTTTTTTGCTTTCTCAATCATTACATCAATAGCTTCACTTTGATAATCATAAACAGTGAGAAGATTTTGATTAGACCCAAAAGGATAAGATTCAACCAAAAGCTTAAAAGCTGAAGCTTGATTAGCAGTGAAAACCATGGTATAATCAGTTTCTGAAAcattcataaaactcataatccTTTTCTTAATCCCAGACTGAAACTCAGTTTCTTCACCATATAAAAGCTGAGAATTCAAGTTTATTGACTTACAACAAATATCAAAAAACGGTGACCCTTGAAGCTGAGAATAAGAGAAAAGACCATGCCCAATGTAATCAAAACAAGCAACATTCAAATCCAAATGAGGGTATTCACTAGCTCGGATCTTATCAGCTTCATCTGTCTGGGAATAGTGAGGGTAAACTTTGTTGAAACAAGCAAAGGATTCATGATATGAAGGGAGAGATTCATGGTTGGTGAAATGGAAATGAGGGTAGAGAGAAGAAGTGGTGCTAACCTCGAATTGGTAACGTGATGCAGCAGCACTTTggggttttgaagaagaagaagaagcttcAACATTATGGGGAAAACCAAGGAAGGGATTCGGACAACAACCAGAAGATGAACAACAGGCTTTAGAGGCCTCTCTTATCCAAGGTGATTGCATTTCTTGGTCTATAAATTCATGTTTTTGTTGGTTTATGTAGAACATAAATGCTAAATAAAGTCTTCAATTATTAGCATTGGGAcaggtttcttttttttttttttttttgaaaaaccccATCATCAAGCATTACTCAATTGAATTGACCTCGTCTTCCATGGATTACAATGCTATGTGTCCTCTTGTAAATTTAATATTCTTCATTTACTCGTTGACCCAAAATCCACAACATGggtttttgtttacaatttataatTGATTCAAGGGGTTTTGTGCAACTTTTTACATATATAATATGAAATGATTAAAGGAAAActgttaaaagaaattaaaattaaaatgataaaattcataAACATTTGAAGATGAAATTtatcattatatctcaaaattaatCCAAATATATattcttaaaattatatattatataaaatataaatcttaTAATAATAGTGATATATACAAAGTCAAGCATTTCCATCATGCTTTCTAAATCAACAAGAATATGATTAACTTTTCTTACTtcgctttttatttttaatttcaataaaatgATCAAAAGTTGCTTTAAAATTCTCGTGAAGATGCTTAAGATGAAGAAGCCAACAAGCAGAAAATGGCAAGGAAAACTTTTGGAAATGAACGGCTTTTTAATGGAGGCCCAAAAAACCTTCATTTTcattgttttttattattttaaaatatgctataactctttatactttttataaatttagaattttgtttttttactttttaaattttaaaatttaggtccaactattaatactataaaaattattttgttaaatatagGTTCGTTATAACGCCAATCTTTGAGTTACATAGCTGCTAAGTGAGTATTCTTTTTTTTATTGCCGACAAAGTAGAGagacaaaaattttgaaatataaaaaatagagggattaaattctttaaaatagaattaaatttcaaaattttgaaaagtaagtATAACTTATTGCATATTTTTTCTATTAACATTAGTGGTCTCTTGTTTCCTTTTTTACTTTTGGATTGTTGTACAAGTCAAGCTCAATTGTGGCCCCTTTGCCCCCACCACTCGATTATAGGCAAATTTTCAATCACTTATATTAAACAAAGACTTCACCCAAGTCTGCCTTAGTAGTTTTTACATTGTTTAAGTTATGGGTtttgttaaattaataatttggtccttatattattattaatattatattttaacctaaatcactaattatatttaaaaaggtataatgataaatttagttctcaatttttatatcttttatttatttgatcTCTTTTTAAGCTAAATTTAGCCATTAACATTTCAAGATGAGTtaacttgattttttttaatgaaaatgttaactaaacattaaaatcttaaaaatattgGCATGGTAACTTGCATGGAAGTTTATTTATACTTTATGCTGACATACATTATTTGTCTTATATGTCAcgtcaataaataattttaaaattataaaaatattcaaaaataaaaatattcatagaaattaaaataaagtacATGTGAATCGTCAGATGCGGGCTGTCATGTTTAAAGATTTAACATTTTAGTcagtatttttgttaaaaaaataattcAAGTCTTTTGAAAAGTTAtagttaaatttgacatttttaaaagttaagggccaaatttagctaaaaaagaGTCAAATTATCACATGTTCGTAAATGTTAAGCACTTAATTtaatattatgtaatttaaaaatatttttagtttgGTATAATTTGACACAAATTGTGAACTTGAGTTCGTATTTTTAAACCACAAATTAGTCAAAATAACTAATTTTTATGGTTATATCAATAATAATATAAGTAGTAAATAAGTACAAAGAATATTCTCTAAATTAAGTCTATACGAAACTGTCGACGAGGCTTCCTCTACAATCGTACATGATTTTGCTTTAGAAATTTCCAACTTCCTTTTTGGATCCAAGACGTTTTTACATTATTGTACTTACCATTTAGGGCCAAATTCATGAAAAATTGTTGGGTTTAAAcatcaaattatatatttttatgaaattaaaatataattttatcttatatttaatgatttttaaaatagttaaatcgaaattttaatatttttgggttcaaactataattttaccatattaatttaagattttatGAATTTGGGGTCAAAAgcaacaaattttcattttaaggggTCAGGGCTCTTATCAGCCTCCTTCTTCATCCGTTCAAGTCTTGTGTAATAGGGTACTCGTATTCATAGaagttttcattttcattttcattttcgtgCTTATCCTAATTGTTGATTCAAGTTATGCATGACAAAAAGGAGCATTAGAATGGTCTCAGTTCCTGAATAttcagataataaaaagaaagaaaaaagtaaaaataataatagcatTGAGTATAAattccatcaaattttccttacttaatcgaacaaccCAAAATCTAGTTATTTCAACTACATTAAATGACCTTTGAAATTGGTCAAGACTCTCTAATTTATGACCGCTTATTTATGGTACCAGTTGTTACTTTATTGAATTTGCTTTATTAATAGGCTCATTATTCAACTTTGATCGTTATGAGCTGGTACCAAAATCGAGTCCTAAACAAGCAGATCTAATTTTAACAATTAGAACAATAACAatgaaaattataccaaaatcgAGTCCTAAACAAGCAGATCTAATTTTAACAACCGGAACAATAACAATGAAAATGATGCATAAAATGCATTTTGAACTCAAGGAGCAGCTAGTGGTTTTGGTCCTCCCaaaatgaatattttttatttatttttaagtcacttaaagaattataaaatagaaaaaaaaattctttttaactttaaaaaatatatatttcaatttagACCCTCTAAAAGATAAATTAACAAATCTAATCAAACTgtttaagaaataaaaaaattatcaagaaaatatttaaaaaggttGTCGAAATCTGAACTCAAAAACTACCCAGACCACAAATTCCACCAAACTACGTACGTTGTCATGTGATAAATGGTGAAGTTTCAAAATTGATCAATTATTACGCATTTGAAACTTATATTTTATCTATTAATGCCAAAGTTTTTGGTCTTCTCCAATTTGTACAATCTAATTGTTTGTTCTCGAAATGTTTGGAAAGTAAAAACAACGCAATAAAGATTGAAAAGGACCAAAGCATATACACCATAGAATGGTATAAAGTTTTTGCATTTATATAATATTCACATATAAATTTATGTATGTTTGAGTTGTAGTGTTGCGTATTGGTTCGGGTGATTGCTTTTGCGTAGTTAGTTCCTCTAAGGTCCAAGAAAAAGACTTGTGTTGGTCCATGGTTGTATTTCCTCCTTTCTTCCCTTCCACGATTACAACCTTACAATCAAGAATAGTTTCGCACATGTACtatacatttttaaaatatatagagCGTTTATTATTAAGGGTAATTTACaaaaatagttacttttgtttgcctcaggttacattttagtcacttatgtttaaaatattacgttttagtcacttatgttattattttgttacgaagtgatcactctaccgttaagttccgttatctctctaacggtaatcGTAGGTgacagtccaactagattttaggtgccaacttagatttttaaatgggatgaaaataaacttttaattaaaaaaatttaattaattaaaattttcaaatctaAACATTAACTAAAAAAACTGTTCATCTTCTCTTTTTAACTTTTCTTCTATCTCTTATTTTCTtcaatagatttttttttatttgattggaaaaactattattaagatcaaaatagttgaaatcagCAATAAGAAACAATAATCTGGAATATCCACAAAGAGATTGTGAACATACAAGTTGATTCAGATAGAAAAAATTTGATTGAGAAACCAATTATTCAAGAACTGTGAAAGAActagaaaatataataattaggAACAAAAACAGTGAAAGTAACAACCcttttctgaaaattttaaaattagctttAATGAAACATGTTTCTGGTTGCATTTTATGGGATGTCTATTGAtgcaaaataaaatatatgtttacaaaccattttaaaaagtagaagaaaatatcaagaattttaatttaggattttcattaaacaataaaaaatctaatcttttgtttttcagtACTGAATAAAAGAGATAGAGGAATACAAAGAAGACATGGCTGAACCTTCCATTAAATCCATCTTTATGAAGCAGTCAATTTGATTTtaactattttgatcttaataatagtttttccagtcaaatgagaaaaaaaaaaccatcgaaaaaaaaagagatggaagaaaaattaaaaagaggatATGAACAGTTTATTTAGTTAAGgtttaagtttaaaaattttaattaattaaattttttaattaaaaatctatttttatcctatctagaaatccaagttggcacttaaaatctagttggactgccacgtaggattaccgttagagagataacagaacttaacggtagagtgatcacttcgtaacaaaataataagataagtgactaaaacgtaacatttcaaacataagtgactaaaatgtaacctaaggcaaacaaaagtgactatttttgtagattaCCCTATTATTAAAGGATATGACTATCTATTTAGATAGTTGTGTTCTTACGAAAAGACATGAGAATTCTTATAAATAGGAGTCAAATATGTTCtttcattattttttatatttttagattgtTTTATAAAGAATTATTACAAAAACTCTTTATAAAAATTGCTATTATTGTTATGCTCCGTTCAATGCTTAGTGGATTGTTTTCGTCAATGCAAAATGTCTGGTTCATTGAATCTTCGAGGTTTATTTGTCAATAACTCATTAACACACCGTAATATAAGTGAGGTGAATAAATCCTTAAAAAAGATATAACATTAATTTTTCGTAAGTTTATTTTTATCCCCACACACTAATAATcaacataaaaaaatttatttatgcgGTTCGAAAATTTCTGTGAAGCTTTACCTAATGAGTTAA from Gossypium arboreum isolate Shixiya-1 chromosome 1, ASM2569848v2, whole genome shotgun sequence harbors:
- the LOC108482493 gene encoding LOW QUALITY PROTEIN: G-type lectin S-receptor-like serine/threonine-protein kinase LECRK3 (The sequence of the model RefSeq protein was modified relative to this genomic sequence to represent the inferred CDS: deleted 2 bases in 1 codon) is translated as MAFDFKLQCPFCFFLFFLLLLYTTTAQSYSNISLGLSFVAQDDNLVWRASRSGDFAVGFRKMEMDGFLLSIWFDKIPEKTVVWSANRNDPVEKGSIVELTTGGNLVVKDQKGRQIWSSISADTGVSYAALLDTGNLVLASQDNTILWQSFENPTDTLLPTQTMKLDTQVIAHYTETNYSSGRYKFMLQRDGNLLLYTTNFPFNDAVAAYWSTQFKAEVAAIGRSNHKNLVHLLGYCNEGQNRLLVYEYMRNGSLAKFLFKISRPNLYERTRIALGIAEGLCYLHEQCSSRIIHCDIKPENILLDDTFSPRISDFGLSKLLKNDQSRTTTAIRGTKGYVAPEWFKNMAITIKVDVYSFGILLLEVICCRKNFEQDVEEEEEMILADWVYDCYKSGTLHCLVEKDEEAMKDMKKVKKFVMIAIWCIQEDPSLRPMMKKVIQMMEGAVEVPVPPDPNSIFSSI
- the LOC108481328 gene encoding molybdenum cofactor sulfurase-like isoform X1 produces the protein MFYINQQKHEFIDQEMQSPWIREASKACCSSSGCCPNPFLGFPHNVEASSSSSKPQSAAASRYQFEVSTTSSLYPHFHFTNHESLPSYHESFACFNKVYPHYSQTDEADKIRASEYPHLDLNVACFDYIGHGLFSYSQLQGSPFFDICCKSINLNSQLLYGEETEFQSGIKKRIMSFMNVSETDYTMVFTANQASAFKLLVESYPFGSNQNLLTVYDYQSEAIDVMIEKAKKRGANCMSACFSWPNLQIQTEKLRKKIIKKRGLFVIPLQSKVTGSRYSYTWMSLAQENGWHVLLDATALGAKEMETLGLSLFDPDFLICSFFKVFGENPSGFCCLFIKKSIGSSVLKGSTTNVGIVSLVPPLKLEAPKGKAPLHEIEEIIDSRTSNTLQCKALDHADSLGLVLISSRTRSLINWLVNALMSLQHPHSETGIPAVKIYGPKVMFDRGPALAFNVFDWKGERIDPALVQKLADRNNISLSIGCLQHIWFGDKHEEMKEKDKFHPGIDVVTAAIGFLTNFEDIYRLWVFVSRFLDADFLDKEKWRYKALNQKTIEI
- the LOC108481328 gene encoding molybdenum cofactor sulfurase-like isoform X2; this encodes MFYINQQKHEFIDQEMQSPWIREASKACCSSSGCCPNPFLGFPHNVEASSSSSKPQSAAASRYQFETDEADKIRASEYPHLDLNVACFDYIGHGLFSYSQLQGSPFFDICCKSINLNSQLLYGEETEFQSGIKKRIMSFMNVSETDYTMVFTANQASAFKLLVESYPFGSNQNLLTVYDYQSEAIDVMIEKAKKRGANCMSACFSWPNLQIQTEKLRKKIIKKRGLFVIPLQSKVTGSRYSYTWMSLAQENGWHVLLDATALGAKEMETLGLSLFDPDFLICSFFKVFGENPSGFCCLFIKKSIGSSVLKGSTTNVGIVSLVPPLKLEAPKGKAPLHEIEEIIDSRTSNTLQCKALDHADSLGLVLISSRTRSLINWLVNALMSLQHPHSETGIPAVKIYGPKVMFDRGPALAFNVFDWKGERIDPALVQKLADRNNISLSIGCLQHIWFGDKHEEMKEKDKFHPGIDVVTAAIGFLTNFEDIYRLWVFVSRFLDADFLDKEKWRYKALNQKTIEI